The DNA segment AGTTTCTCGCCGCTGTGAATCCCGTCAAAAACAAAGAGAAGCTCGTCGATCGCTATCTCTTTATGCATAACGGGGCCGAAGATCCTGTGATCAGTGCCAAGGCGCAGCAAGCCTTTTATGATATGATGGTCGAAGACTACACAAAAAAAGAGCGCATAACGTGCACCCTCTGGGACGACACGACCCACCAACTGACCACACAGATGTTGGAGACAGCCCTGTCGCAATGGTCTGAAATTTTCAACAACTAAATTGACACTACAAAGATAAGGAGCGCTGCTCCTTTTTTTTATGGACACAGGCGTCTACATACTTGGAAATCTTCTCGGCGTTGGCGTCAATGGGATCACGGGAGTCTACGGTAAAGCTGGCGTAAGGCGCAATGCCTTTGCCGTCGTTCAATCTGGCTTCAATGTTTGCGGTCTCGTCGCCGCGTTCTTCCATGCGCTGCTTTAAGGTATCCCGGTCCAATGTGAGTCGGATGCAGACCGCTCCCATATTGGTGAGCACCTTCACACCTTCGAGATCCAGCACCATCACAAGGTGTTCATCGGTACTGTCAATAAAGGGAAGGAGATTTTGTTTCGGCACACCGTAATGGTTGTTGGAGTAAGTCGTCACGGCGAGCAGCTCCCCGGCATCCTGTAAGGTTTGAAATTGATCTTTATCCAAAAAGAAATAGTCCACGCCATGGCTCTCACCTTGACGCATAGGGCGTGTGGTACAGGTGATGATGCGCTTAAAGTCATCCCGTTGACTCAAGCGTTCTGCTTGTGTTGTTTTTCCTGAGCCGGAGGGGCCCGCCAGTACAAAAATCATAAGTGCCTCCCTTTTTTAAAGAGTATAGAGAAGGAGATAGACCTTGTCAAATACAGAAATAGGAAAAGAGATAGACAAGTAAAACCCCTTGCAGTAAACTAGTGAAAAAGCTTGGAGGAAAATATGAAAGTGGCAAAATTTGGCGGAAGCTCGCTCGCAGGAGGGGATACGTTTCTCGCTGTAAAAGATATTATTGAAAGTGACAACAAGCGGCGTTACATTGTCTGCTCCGCGCCGGGCAAAGTCCATCGTTCGGATACGAAAATCACCGACCTGCTCTATCTCCTTTATGATTTGGAAACCAACAACATCGGTTCGTCGGATATTGAACAAAAGATCCGGGATAAATACCATGCTATCCTGGCAGTTACGGGAGTGGACTGGGATTTTGATGCGGCCTTTGACGCCGTGATGGCTGGCATCAAGACCAGCACCAAAGATTACGTCGCCTCTCGAGGCGAGTACTTTAACGCCTGTATCCTGTCTCGGCTCATTGATTATCCCATGGTGGATGCGAAAGACGTCATCTTTTTTGATGATAACGGCAACTTCGATGCCGCCAAGTCCTACAAGGCTCTTGAGGCCATGAAAAAGGCCCATCCGAAGGCTGTGATTCCCGGCTTTTACGGACAGCAACCCGACGGCACCATCGCCACCTTCAGCCGTGGCGGCGGCGATTTGACCGGTGCTGTGGTGGCAAGAGGTGTGGGAGCTGAATTGTATGAGAATTGGACCGATGTGAGCGGTTTTCTCTCGGCGGATCCGAGAATTGTCAAGTGCCCGAGAGAAGTGCGTCGTCTTACCTATAAAGAGTTACGGGAGCTGAGCTATGCCGGAGCCAATGTCATTCACGCCGAGGCGATACTGCCGGCGCAGGAAGCTCGGATTCCCATTCAAATTAAGAACACCTTTATGCCTGAAGATGAAGGGACGCTTATTCTGCCTCACCGCGACGACGCGGAGGAAATCACAGGAGTCAGCGGCGAAAAAGGCTTTGCCGTTATCAACGTGGAAAAACTGAAATTAAACAGCTTTAAAGGCTTTCATCGAAAGCTTATGTCCATCTTGGAAGTCAACGACATCAACATTCTGCACATGCCCTCTTCTATCGACTCCATCTCGCTGATTGTTAAAGAGAATAATATTGCAGGGAAGATGGATACCGTCATCAGCGAACTCAAGACCTTTGTCAATCCTGACGGGATCTCGGTGAACTATGGTATCGCCCTTATTACTGTGGTGGGTCAGGGCATGAAGGAACAGGTAGGCTGCTCGGCAAAAGTCTTTACCGCCCTTGCCCATGCCGGCATTAACATTCGGATGA comes from the Peptoniphilus equinus genome and includes:
- a CDS encoding guanylate kinase codes for the protein MIFVLAGPSGSGKTTQAERLSQRDDFKRIITCTTRPMRQGESHGVDYFFLDKDQFQTLQDAGELLAVTTYSNNHYGVPKQNLLPFIDSTDEHLVMVLDLEGVKVLTNMGAVCIRLTLDRDTLKQRMEERGDETANIEARLNDGKGIAPYASFTVDSRDPIDANAEKISKYVDACVHKKKEQRSLSL
- a CDS encoding aspartate kinase, producing MKVAKFGGSSLAGGDTFLAVKDIIESDNKRRYIVCSAPGKVHRSDTKITDLLYLLYDLETNNIGSSDIEQKIRDKYHAILAVTGVDWDFDAAFDAVMAGIKTSTKDYVASRGEYFNACILSRLIDYPMVDAKDVIFFDDNGNFDAAKSYKALEAMKKAHPKAVIPGFYGQQPDGTIATFSRGGGDLTGAVVARGVGAELYENWTDVSGFLSADPRIVKCPREVRRLTYKELRELSYAGANVIHAEAILPAQEARIPIQIKNTFMPEDEGTLILPHRDDAEEITGVSGEKGFAVINVEKLKLNSFKGFHRKLMSILEVNDINILHMPSSIDSISLIVKENNIAGKMDTVISELKTFVNPDGISVNYGIALITVVGQGMKEQVGCSAKVFTALAHAGINIRMIIQGASELNIIVGVDESNYDKAVAAIYHACVKRV